The DNA region ATGGGATTTCTGGCAAAGCCATTGATGAACACCATCGACCGAATAAGTTCTGGGTGCATTGAATAGAGGTTCAGTAAAACGGGCGCTCCAAAGCTATGACCCGCAAAGTGTGCACTCTTAAGTCCAAGATGCTCCAGCAATCCTGCAATGTCCTTGCAGACGGCTTCCAAAGTCAGCTGACTCATGTCTGCAATTGGTGTGCTTTTATGATGCCCGCGCAAATCAAATGCGATCACTTGATAATTGCGAGAGAAATATTCGATTTGATAGTGCCAGTGATTAATAGGACATGCGATTCCATAGATAAGAACCAGCGGATCACCCTGCCCGTGAGTTTCATAATAGATAGAGGTGCCGTCATAGCTTTCAAATGTTCCGATGCTTTTGGATGTGGTTTCCATGACGTTCCTCGAAGCTCAATCTATAGATATGAAACTTTAATAACCGTGCTACCGACAGCAATCATATCACCATCATGCAACGTTTCGGCAGAGACCTTTTTATTGTTAAGCGTAACCCGGCCAATGGCTAAGACCTTAAGCTGAACCTGGCCCGGAAGTGCCACAAACTTGAAGGCATCCCGAGGGGCATCCACATCCAGAAGCTCGATATCCAGGGAGTCAGCGCCCGCAGTTCTGGGACCATACCCTAAAATAATTTCCTCATCGGCCTGAATGCCGCGAAGAAAGGTCAGCTTTAGCGCCGGAGAGAATCTTTCAATTTCAATCGAAGGCTGTGTGTTTTCAATTTTGGAATCGGGAATCTTGGCGCTTAAAATATTGCGCCAAGTCAAAAGACGTTCGAAGCTTCCCGCCTCTTCTTCCTCAACACTGACGACTTTAAACTGAGTACGGCCAACCTCGAAGATAACCCCCGGAATTAACGCTACTTTTTTCACACGGCGGCCCGAAATGTACAGCCCGTTTGAGGAATCCAGATCCAACAGTACCAGTTGCGCCTTACCATCCAAAGCCACTTGGGCATGGGTTCCTGAAACCTTTGGATCCTTAATAACGATGTCTGCCTGGGATCTGCCCAGGGTCATTCCGTCGCGCAATTGCAGCCGCGAACCTTCGTTAACTCCATTAAGAATCTCAATAAAAGTGACCATTTAGGTATGATAGGGCTGGATTCCCATGTTTCAAAGGACTATTCCTTGTGCTCAAACTTAAGGCGTGCTAAACCCGTTAAACATTTTAAAAGTCATCCTTGTTCCCACCCCTGTATGGTGGGGGCTTTAACCGAAAGGATTATACATGGAAACTAAAAACACTATGCCTTACGAGGTTGTAGTTCTTATGCATCCAGATGCAACTCTTGAAGACCAAAAAGAGCTTTTCAAGAAGAACAAATCAACTATCGAGACTTTCAAAGGGACTATCAACTCTTTGGAAACTTGGGGCAAACGTAACTTGGCGACACCAATCGGCAAGTTGAAAAAAGCGACATACTTCCACTCTACATTCGAGGCTGACACTCAAGCTATCGCTGAGTTGGAACGTACTATGCGTATCAACGACAAAGTACTTCGCTTCATGCACACTCGTCTTGATGAGCGTGTTTCTTTGGCTAAGTTCATGGAAGGCTTCAAAAAAGGTCTTTCTGAATCTGCTGCTCGTGAAAAAGAGCGCGAAGCTAAAATGCAAGCTCGTAAAGCTGCGTTCGCTGCTGCTAAAGCAGACCGCGCTGAACGTGGCGAGTAATTAAAGGCGTAAGCCATGAAGAAGACAGCGTCACCACAGAAATTCATCACAGTTTCATCTCTCTCGATTTTGTTGTCGATGATGACCGTGGTGTTCGGCGCTCCTCTTCTTCGTGTGCTCCGTCAGACTTACGGTCCTTGGGCCTTTTGGATCCTGGGACTGTTGGTAACAGGGGCTTCGTGGCTCCTCAACGCTCAACCTTTAGCAATGTTCATTGGCTCCGTTTGGATGACTTTAGGGGTATACAATGAACTTGAGCAAAGAGGATTTGGGTGGTGGAAGTCCGGCATTCTGAGCGTACTGCTTGGGACAGGTGCTGCAAGCATCTCTCTTTACGGTGCCTTCAAAGTGAATGGGATTAACACGTACGCTGAAGTTCAAAAACTGGTCGAACAGTTTACTGAGCAGGTTCAGAAAATGAATCCCGCAGTTAAATTGGACGCTTCAGTTCTGATGCAGCAAGTTCCATCAGCCATTGCGATTACTTTGATTCTCGCTTTAGGTGTGGGACTAATATTTGAGAGAAGGGTTTTTTCGTGGCTCAATTTGCCCCGCGAGAAAATTGCCTCTCAGCTCAATTTGTTAGAATATCGCCTGCCCGATTTTTTTATCTGGGTTGCGATGACAGCCTTCCTTCTAACAATGGTGAGTTTTGGCGGTAAGGCCATTGCGATCCTCGCAGTTAATATAGTGAACGTAGCACTCGTTCTTTATTTTTTTCAGGGGTTAGCAGTGTTGGAGGTATGTCTTAATTCGATGCGAGCAGGAACGTTCACACGAGTTTTGGTGTACATAATCTTGGTCGGCCAGTTGGTGCTTGTATTAAGTGTCATTGGTTTGATCGATTACTGGTTGGATTTTAGAAGTCGCATCCGCAAGATGACGGCTCCCAAAGCCAGCTAATACTAATTTCACTTTGGCTTTTGCCGAAGTAATGGAGATCACATGAAAGTTATTCTTCAAAAAGACGTTAAAGATGTTGGCCGTGTTGGTGAGTTGGTGAACGTTTCTGAAGGTTTCGCAAGAAACTTCTTGTTCCCACGTAAATTGGCTGCTGAAGCTACAGAAAAACGCGTAAAAGAATACGAACACTTGAAACGCGTTGCTGAAACTAAAAAGAAAAAAGCTATGGCTGAACGCCAAGAGCTTTTGAACAAAGTTAACGGCACTACTGTAATGTTCAAACTTCAAGCTGGCGCAGACTCTGACAAGCTTTTCGGTACTGTAACAACTACAGATATCTCTAAAGAGCTTCAAAAAATGGGTCACTCTATCGACCGTCGCGATATCCTTTTGGAAGAGCCAATCAAAGTATTGGGTCAACACAAAGCGGTTATCCGTTACGCTGAAGGTTTGGAAGCTAAGATCCAAATCGCAGTTGAGCGCGCATAATTTACCAAATAGTACGCAAAACTATGAGAGAGGCCTCGGATTTCCGGGGCCTCTTTTTTATTTGCGGTATAAGACGCGTCCCGGAACGTTTGTCATCTTTACCATAACGTAATCTTATGGATTACATCGAATTTTTTATATTGCCCTGGTTCCAATTTGGGTGTTTAAAGGCGCCATTGGAGGGGGTTCCATGAAAACAATCAATTCACTAAAACTAGTTTTATCCTTGGGTGCATTGGCGACGATCGCTGCTTGTACTCCAAATAATTCAGCTTCTTTGAAAGCTACAGACTCTTCCAAAACAATTATTGGTGGTGAAGCTGTTGCTGATTCAGACATCATCAGAAAATCCACCGTATCTATCGTGGTGACTGTATTGACTCAAGACGATCAACAAGGTGAGTTCTTGTGCACAGGTTCTATCGTTAGCGAAAACACGATCCTGACTGCTGCTCACTGCGTGCCAGGAAATGAATACAAGAAAGCAGCGATGTACGTTGTTTTCTCTACTGATCTGAATAAATTACAGCAAAGCCAAATCCAAGCGGTTACTGGCGTTGTAGTTCACCCACAATACGGTGAAGGTGATGCACGTCTTCGCGCTACGATCGAAAGATTGAAAAAAGAAGGCAACCCGTCTGGTGAAGGCGTTGAGTTGTCTGATCGCGATCAAGGTGCGGATAACTACGATTACGCAGTTATCAAAATCCAAGGCAAAATCCCTTCTAACTACCAAATCGCTAACGTTCTTAAAAACGAAACAGTTTTGAAAAATGGCGCGAAAGTGACTTTGGCTGGTTTCGGTCTTACGTATGTTAAAAAAGAAAAAGTAGATCTTAAAAAATATCCAGATCTTGATGGTGCAATTGCCAGCGGTCAAATCGCTTGTACTTACGACAAGACGACTTGCTACATCTTGACTCAAGAGAACGAAAACATTCTTAAGAAGACAGATGTTTACGTAATCCAAGCTTACGGCGACACTGAAGTGGCTTTGGATCAAACTCAAGGTAAAGGTGCTTGCCACGGTGACTCTGGTGGTCCGGCATTCATCAACATCGATGGTGTT from Bdellovibrio sp. GT3 includes:
- a CDS encoding S1 family peptidase, which translates into the protein MKTINSLKLVLSLGALATIAACTPNNSASLKATDSSKTIIGGEAVADSDIIRKSTVSIVVTVLTQDDQQGEFLCTGSIVSENTILTAAHCVPGNEYKKAAMYVVFSTDLNKLQQSQIQAVTGVVVHPQYGEGDARLRATIERLKKEGNPSGEGVELSDRDQGADNYDYAVIKIQGKIPSNYQIANVLKNETVLKNGAKVTLAGFGLTYVKKEKVDLKKYPDLDGAIASGQIACTYDKTTCYILTQENENILKKTDVYVIQAYGDTEVALDQTQGKGACHGDSGGPAFINIDGVEYLWGVTSRGTGQEGIDDCSNYAIYGKVNALWDSFVAKAIAQLNSPKK
- the rpsF gene encoding 30S ribosomal protein S6, whose product is METKNTMPYEVVVLMHPDATLEDQKELFKKNKSTIETFKGTINSLETWGKRNLATPIGKLKKATYFHSTFEADTQAIAELERTMRINDKVLRFMHTRLDERVSLAKFMEGFKKGLSESAAREKEREAKMQARKAAFAAAKADRAERGE
- a CDS encoding FHA domain-containing protein, yielding MVTFIEILNGVNEGSRLQLRDGMTLGRSQADIVIKDPKVSGTHAQVALDGKAQLVLLDLDSSNGLYISGRRVKKVALIPGVIFEVGRTQFKVVSVEEEEAGSFERLLTWRNILSAKIPDSKIENTQPSIEIERFSPALKLTFLRGIQADEEIILGYGPRTAGADSLDIELLDVDAPRDAFKFVALPGQVQLKVLAIGRVTLNNKKVSAETLHDGDMIAVGSTVIKVSYL
- the rplI gene encoding 50S ribosomal protein L9 — its product is MKVILQKDVKDVGRVGELVNVSEGFARNFLFPRKLAAEATEKRVKEYEHLKRVAETKKKKAMAERQELLNKVNGTTVMFKLQAGADSDKLFGTVTTTDISKELQKMGHSIDRRDILLEEPIKVLGQHKAVIRYAEGLEAKIQIAVERA
- a CDS encoding DUF2232 domain-containing protein — protein: MKKTASPQKFITVSSLSILLSMMTVVFGAPLLRVLRQTYGPWAFWILGLLVTGASWLLNAQPLAMFIGSVWMTLGVYNELEQRGFGWWKSGILSVLLGTGAASISLYGAFKVNGINTYAEVQKLVEQFTEQVQKMNPAVKLDASVLMQQVPSAIAITLILALGVGLIFERRVFSWLNLPREKIASQLNLLEYRLPDFFIWVAMTAFLLTMVSFGGKAIAILAVNIVNVALVLYFFQGLAVLEVCLNSMRAGTFTRVLVYIILVGQLVLVLSVIGLIDYWLDFRSRIRKMTAPKAS